A part of Aegilops tauschii subsp. strangulata cultivar AL8/78 chromosome 2, Aet v6.0, whole genome shotgun sequence genomic DNA contains:
- the LOC109782144 gene encoding indole-3-acetic acid-amido synthetase GH3.8-like: MTSNVDDVQERVLAEILSRNAATEYLRDCGGPIDRATFRAMVPVVSYDALKPYIKRIANGDRSPVMSTHPVSDFLTSSGNSGGERKLIPSTAEEGRRRQLPFGLLKAVMNLHFPGLDKGKGLYFLFVKSETKTPGGLTAWPMMTSICKSEQFKDPLRDHTSPRAAVLCADTSQSMYAQIVCGLCQRHDVLRVGAAFASGLLRVIRFLQLNWEQLAADIEAGTLAPCASDASVREAVAGILRRPDPELARFVRDECRTGEWAGIVPRIWPNARYIDAIVTSVSK, translated from the exons ATGACCTCCAACGTGGACGACGTGCAAGAGCGAGTCTTGGCCGAGATCCTCTCCCGGAACGCCGCAACGGAGTACCTCAGGGACTGCGGCGGCCCCATCGACCGCGCCACCTTTCGGGCCATGGTGCCGGTGGTGTCGTACGACGCTCTCAAGCCGTACATCAAGCGCATCGCCAACGGAGACAGGTCGCCCGTCATGTCGACGCACCCCGTCTCCGACTTCCTCACCAGCTCCGGCAACTCCGGCGGCGAGCGCAAGCTGATTCCCAGCACCGCGGAGGAGGGCCGCCGACGCCAGCTTCCCTTCGGCCTCCTTAAGGCAGTCATGAACTT GCACTTCCCTGGGCTTGACAAGGGGAAGGGGCTCTACTTTCTCTTCGTCAAGTCGGAGACCAAGACGCCGGGCGGGCTGACGGCGTGGCCGATGATGACAAGCATTTGCAAGAGCGAGCAGTTCAAGGACCCCTTGCGCGACCACACGAGCCCGAGGGCGGCCGTGCTCTGCGCGGACACGTCCCAGAGCATGTACGCGCAGATAGTATGCGGCCTGTGCCAGCGCCACGACGTGCTCCGCGTCGGCGCCGCCTTCGCCTCCGGCCTGCTGCGCGTCATCCGCTTCCTCCAGCTCAACTGGGAGCAGCTCGCCGCCGACATCGAGGCCGGCACGCTCGCCCCGTGCGCGAGCGACGCGTCGGTGCGCGAGGCGGTCGCCGGCATCCTCCGCCGCCCGGACCCCGAGCTTGCCCGCTTCGTCCGGGACGAGTGCCGCACGGGCGAATGGGCCGGCATCGTCCCGCGCATCTGGCCCAACGCGAGGTACATCGATGCCATCGTCACTAGTGTCAGCAAATAA
- the LOC141041549 gene encoding indole-3-acetic acid-amido synthetase GH3.8-like gives MAQYVPALEYYAGGLPLVSTSYASSEYYFGINLQPLCNPTDVSYTIMPNMAYFEFLPVDDATTGEVVAPEGDAARLVDLARVEAGREYEVVITTYAGLNRYRVGDVLRVAGYHNAAPRFTFVRRKNVLLSVESDKTDEVELQRAVERASELLRPHGAFVAEYTSHACTKRIPGHYVIYWELLTTSDEAVSKETIDGCCLQMEEALNAVYRQSRVADGSVGPLEILVVRPGTFEELMDYAISRGASINQYKVPRCVALPPVVDLLDSCVVSAHFSPGLPHWTPARRND, from the coding sequence ATGGCGCAGTACGTCCCGGCCCTGGAATACTACGCCGGCGGCCTGCCGTTGGTGTCCACCTCGTACGCGTCCTCCGAGTACTACTTCGGCATCAACCTTCAGCCGCTGTGCAACCCGACCGACGTGTCCTACACCATCATGCCCAACATGGCCTACTTCGAGTTCCTCCCCGTGGACGACGCGACCACAGGCGAGGTCGTGGCGCCTGAAGGTGACGCGGCCcggctggtggacctcgcccgcGTGGAGGCTGGGCGGGAGTACGAGGTGGTGATCACCACCTACGCCGGGCTCAACCGGTACCGCGTCGGCGACGTGCTCCGCGTGGCGGGCTACCACAACGCCGCTCCACGGTTCACGTTCGTGCGCCGCAAGAACGTGCTGCTCTCCGTCGAGTCCGACAAGACCGACGAGGTCGAGCTGCAGCGCGCCGTGGAGCGGGCCTCGGAGCTGCTCCGGCCGCACGGCGCGTTCGTGGCGGAGTACACCAGCCACGCGTGCACCAAGCGCATCCCGGGGCACTACGTCATCTACTGGGAGCTGCTGACCACCAGCGACGAGGCGGTGAGCAAGGAGACCATCGACGGGTGCTGCCTGCAGATGGAGGAGGCCCTGAACGCGGTCTACAGGCAGAGCCGGGTGGCGGATGGGTCCGTCGGGCCGCTCGAGATCCTGGTCGTCCGGCCCGGCACCTTCGAGGAGCTCATGGACTATGCCATCTCTCGCGGCGCGTCCATCAACCAGTACAAGGTGCCCCGCTGCGTCGCGCTTCCGCCCGTCGTTGACCTGCTCGACTCGTGCGTCGTGTCCGCCCACTTCAGCCCTGGCTTACCGCACTGGACTCCAGCACGGCGCAACGACTAG